A genomic region of Arachis stenosperma cultivar V10309 chromosome 9, arast.V10309.gnm1.PFL2, whole genome shotgun sequence contains the following coding sequences:
- the LOC130947705 gene encoding vacuolar protein sorting-associated protein 36-like, with product MKPDALQAGVSASDAARTFGVVPSMVKEHLLSAERKGLLCRDISSDGFCFYINLTSKIVEQAKRRAEVARKDPSFKPQGGQ from the exons ATGAAGCCCGATGCTCTTCAGGCTGGGGTAAGCGCTAGTGATGCTGCAAGGACATTTGGAGTTGTTCCATCAATGGTGAAGGAGCATCTTCTGTCTGCTGAGAGAAAGG GTTTGCTATGCAGAGATATAAGTTCAGATGGATTTTGTTTCTATATTAACCTGACTTCAAAGATTGTTGAGCAAGCAAAAAGACGTGCTGAGGTTGCAAG GAAAGACCCATCCTTTAAACCACAAGGTGGCCAATAA